One genomic segment of Paenibacillus xylanexedens includes these proteins:
- the rpoN gene encoding RNA polymerase factor sigma-54 translates to MLGVQLVQEQRIRLSITPEMKQSFHLLTMSGHDLTRYLLDAAEENPVLELEEQAAPLARIPRRMDQRRYDSYDPLLQAKGAEPTLEQLLIAQIRVMTIPDELENMAVYLAGCVNDDGYLTVELAEVQATLELPMSKIAAGLELLQSLDPAGVGARNLQECLLLQIRRDPSAALNAERMLGAGLEALVPFHPGRTGSRLGMTLREAQTAYDYITRLDPKPCRSIGCTERPHYIIPDAIVGLRNGEVHYSLHAAGNPRVSMNEACFRWIREEAPDAIWSTRVAEARAIIRSVHLRRRTLVRVLTAVMEEQKHFLVKGPSALKPLNLAVIAEKIGMHESTVSRAVNGKYIETPHGVYELRAFFDSGISTTSGDKTSATAVKRRLKEIIRTEQAQRPYSDSHLATLLAEEGIVISRRTVAKYREELQILPSLERKRWA, encoded by the coding sequence ATGTTAGGTGTTCAGTTGGTACAGGAACAACGTATTCGGCTGTCCATCACGCCGGAGATGAAACAATCCTTTCATTTGCTAACCATGTCTGGCCATGATCTGACCCGTTACTTGCTGGATGCAGCGGAGGAAAATCCAGTACTTGAACTGGAAGAACAAGCAGCGCCTCTCGCCCGGATTCCGCGGCGAATGGATCAGCGCAGGTATGATTCCTATGATCCGTTGCTTCAGGCCAAAGGTGCCGAACCTACTTTGGAACAATTGCTGATTGCGCAAATTCGAGTGATGACAATTCCAGACGAATTGGAAAATATGGCGGTATATTTGGCAGGGTGCGTTAATGATGATGGTTATCTGACGGTTGAACTGGCAGAGGTGCAAGCAACACTTGAGCTTCCGATGAGCAAGATTGCAGCGGGACTGGAGCTTCTCCAATCGCTGGACCCTGCTGGTGTAGGGGCGCGGAATCTGCAAGAATGTCTGTTGCTCCAGATTAGACGTGATCCATCAGCAGCGCTGAATGCGGAGCGGATGTTAGGAGCGGGATTGGAAGCACTGGTTCCTTTTCACCCAGGTAGAACAGGGAGTCGATTAGGTATGACTTTACGGGAAGCTCAGACTGCCTATGACTATATTACACGTCTGGACCCCAAGCCCTGTCGATCCATCGGATGTACAGAACGGCCACATTACATTATTCCGGATGCCATTGTTGGGTTGCGTAACGGTGAGGTCCATTATAGTTTGCATGCAGCAGGTAACCCTCGTGTATCGATGAATGAAGCGTGCTTCCGCTGGATCAGGGAAGAGGCTCCCGACGCAATCTGGTCTACCCGCGTGGCAGAGGCGAGGGCTATCATTCGGAGTGTACATTTGCGGCGCAGGACTTTAGTACGTGTGCTGACGGCAGTGATGGAAGAGCAGAAGCACTTTTTGGTCAAAGGCCCATCCGCGCTAAAACCGCTTAATCTGGCTGTTATTGCAGAGAAGATTGGCATGCATGAATCAACGGTAAGTCGTGCGGTGAACGGTAAATACATTGAGACCCCACATGGTGTATATGAACTCAGGGCTTTTTTTGACTCGGGAATCAGTACAACGTCAGGGGATAAAACATCAGCAACAGCGGTGAAACGTAGATTAAAAGAAATCATTCGCACGGAACAGGCTCAGCGTCCATACTCGGATAGTCATTTGGCTACACTGCTCGCCGAGGAGGGAATTGTCATCTCTCGTAGAACGGTTGCCAAGTACAGGGAGGAACTTCAGATTCTGCCTTCCCTTGAGCGTAAACGGTGGGCTTAA
- the pruA gene encoding L-glutamate gamma-semialdehyde dehydrogenase, with amino-acid sequence MNIPFVNEPFTPFAVQANQEAFEDALRQVEAELGQEYPIIIGGQKITSSRTLTSVNPAAKNQVVGTIHQADRELAEKAIQTAAETFQTWKHTDPNERARYLYKAAAIMRRRKHEFSAWMVYEAGKTWPEADADTAEAIDFMEFYARDMQRLSEPQPLVRIAGEDNELSYIPLGVGVVIPPWNFPLAIMAGMTSAALVSGNTVVLKPASTTPVIAAKFMELLAEVGLPDGVVNFLPGPGSEVGDYLVDHALTRFISFTGSRDVGLRINERAARTAPCQKWIKRVIAEMGGKDSIVVDSDSDLELAAESITASAFGFSGQKCSACSRAIIHKDVYDEVLQKVIERTQKLTMGSPLEVGSQVGPVIDDKAYAKITEYIEIGKREGRLVHGGGTGNVEGYFIEPTIIADVDPKARIAQDEIFGPVLAFIKADSFQDALDIANNTDYGLTGAVISRNREHLEQARREYFAGNLYFNRKCTGALVGTHPFGGFNMSGTDSKAGGRDYLLLFTQAKLVSEKY; translated from the coding sequence ATTATTGGTGGGCAAAAAATAACAAGCAGCCGCACGTTAACTTCCGTGAACCCCGCAGCCAAGAATCAAGTTGTCGGAACGATCCATCAGGCAGATCGAGAATTGGCCGAAAAGGCCATTCAGACAGCGGCGGAGACATTCCAGACATGGAAACATACGGACCCGAATGAACGGGCTCGTTATCTATACAAAGCAGCTGCCATTATGCGCCGTCGCAAGCATGAGTTCTCTGCATGGATGGTTTATGAAGCCGGCAAGACTTGGCCTGAAGCCGATGCGGATACAGCGGAAGCCATTGATTTTATGGAATTCTATGCACGGGATATGCAGCGACTGAGTGAACCGCAGCCCCTCGTGCGGATTGCAGGGGAAGATAATGAACTGAGTTATATACCGCTGGGCGTTGGTGTTGTTATTCCACCTTGGAACTTCCCGCTGGCAATTATGGCAGGCATGACCTCTGCTGCACTGGTATCCGGCAACACGGTGGTGTTAAAACCCGCCAGTACAACTCCGGTGATTGCCGCCAAGTTTATGGAGCTGCTCGCAGAAGTTGGCCTGCCAGATGGCGTTGTGAACTTCTTACCAGGACCAGGCAGTGAAGTGGGTGATTATCTCGTGGATCATGCGCTCACCCGTTTTATCAGTTTCACCGGTTCCAGAGATGTAGGACTGCGAATTAATGAACGTGCAGCACGAACAGCTCCATGTCAGAAGTGGATCAAACGGGTTATTGCAGAGATGGGCGGCAAGGATTCCATCGTAGTAGACAGTGACAGTGATCTGGAACTCGCGGCAGAGTCCATTACCGCTTCGGCATTTGGTTTCTCAGGACAGAAATGTTCGGCGTGTTCCCGTGCCATTATTCATAAGGATGTATATGATGAAGTATTGCAAAAAGTGATTGAACGGACACAGAAACTGACGATGGGTAGTCCGCTTGAAGTTGGCAGTCAGGTTGGGCCAGTTATCGATGACAAGGCCTATGCGAAGATCACGGAATATATTGAAATTGGCAAGAGAGAGGGTCGTCTTGTACATGGTGGCGGTACCGGGAACGTTGAAGGGTATTTCATTGAACCAACCATAATTGCCGATGTGGACCCGAAAGCCCGAATTGCTCAGGATGAAATTTTTGGACCTGTGCTTGCGTTCATCAAAGCAGATTCCTTTCAGGATGCATTGGATATCGCTAATAATACAGACTATGGTCTGACCGGCGCGGTGATCTCACGTAATCGTGAACATCTGGAACAGGCAAGACGTGAATACTTTGCGGGTAATCTGTATTTCAACCGGAAATGTACCGGAGCACTGGTTGGCACACATCCATTTGGCGGATTTAACATGTCAGGCACGGATTCCAAGGCAGGTGGAAGAGACTATCTGCTGCTATTTACACAGGCGAAGCTGGTGTCGGAGAAATACTAG